One segment of Triticum aestivum cultivar Chinese Spring chromosome 2A, IWGSC CS RefSeq v2.1, whole genome shotgun sequence DNA contains the following:
- the LOC123190658 gene encoding uncharacterized protein codes for MIFGCGCSALGGRSDERWRMPLGRPGASSPRCPRARGSSVGPALRTSAWSSQLLQTSPVIVCGNCRSPEWPPLAIERPCRLPPLSSAVMWRIEAPEGAASTRIQRRASSTMGCLSRLHRALVLRRWSAVEAEGPRVLGAGGRVRDGGAVEFLA; via the exons ATGATCTTCGGGTGCGGTTGCAGCGCCTTAGGTGGTCGCTCGGACGAGCGCTGGAGGATGCCGCTGGGAAGGCCGGGGGCCTCTAGCCCCAGGTGCCCTCGTGCCAGGGGAAGCAGCGTCGGGCCGGCGTTGAGAACTTCGGCGTGGAG TAGCCAACTTCTCCAGACTTCTCCAGTCATCGTCTGCGGCAATTGCAGATCGCCGGAGTGGCCTCCTCTGGCCATAGAGAGGCCTTGCCGTTTGCCGCCGCTGTCGTCGGCAGTCATGTGGCGGATTGAAGCGCCGGAGGGCGCCGCTTCGACGCGCATACAGAGGAGGGCGTCGTCAACCATGGGGTGCCTCAGCCGCCTGCATCGCGCGCTGGTGCTGCGCCGCTGGAGCGCTGTCGAGGCCGAGGGTCCTCGTGTCCTTGGGGCCGGAGGGAGGGTCAGGGACGGTGGAGCCGTCGAGTTCTTGGCCTAA